Part of the Lytechinus pictus isolate F3 Inbred chromosome 18, Lp3.0, whole genome shotgun sequence genome, CATGAGAACAACGGTAGACGACTGTCAGTTTGTCTGTATAGAACAAGGTCAATATTTTAGGATCTTAACACAGGGTGAGTACATATTACACGATTACCTAATTATaggtatttattatttttgttgattttagTTTGCAGGACTCTCCTTGATAATTTGGAGGCATTTTATCATCACTGACTTTCATCAAATGTCACAAGTTTCCGCATACAAGGCGATGCTGATTGAACATACCTGTAAATTTATCATTGATGCCTACAAAtttaagaaaatcaaattacaaactagaaaaatgaatttgtttttgATCTTGCTACATATCCAGTTTAAATCAAGCCTCATGGCTAAAGGCAGGTTGAATCGCTCAGTTATCAAGGAGATATTAGATATACAGTAACAGAATgcatgtattgagtagttaatgagtatgttatcattcaagtgggtctactTGTATATTAacaagactacactgctcaGTACATTGCATTATGGGTTATGAACGGGGCCAGATATGAGTAGTGAAAGACTTTGAGGTGGAACCATACATTTCTTCTGATTTGTATCGGCTTTAAAAGTTAGAGCAAGTGGGTCCCGGTTTCATAGAATTTGTTATGAATAACAAGTGTTTGAATTACATGATGGAATTTAGCTCTCAATCAATGAAACATCACAATTTCCAGCAGCTTATAAATGTAGCTAGTAACATACAAGTTCAATGAAATaagtcattattacataaaCTTATTATCAGTTCAAAATGCTAGAAATACATGACGAAATTCAGCTATCAACTACTAAAAAGGATGAATTCAGTAGTTGATCACAAAACTTGTATCTCACGAGTTCAATGAACAGGGCCCATGTGCTTTCATTCTCTCCccgttgttttattttttattcaggtGAAGAAAATATCAGGAGAATATCCGACGACGGGGAGCTGGTGATGGTTACAGAGCACAGAGTCTTGGATGAGAGACGATACGGACATGTTGTAATTAAGGTGAAGAAAACAATCTCGCAAAAGAAATCGCTTTCCTATCTTTGCTTTTCAAGTTCATCAAGAGCTTTTGTCTGCTTCTTAAGTATTCACACTCAATTtaaatacaaagaaaagaataatgtttttccccaaatatCTTTGATACTCAGattttatgtaaataaaattcagaaaaaatatacagGGCATTTGAATATATGTACAAGAATGAAGAAATATATGAAAGAATACATCAGCAAGAGTAATTGATAGTGAATATAAACGTCATAAATGGCTTCTGAATCATAcacaatttcataatatcaatatcaaaacaATTTGGGAAAAACTGAAATAGAAATGCACTAAATAGGGAAaagattctcaaaatatataacattttttaaaatcaattaattagtTATGCAGTAAGTGTTATATGAATATCacatattgttgttgttattattattaatgttattattattatcatcatcatcaacattatcatcatgattatttttattattgctattattattgattattattactattattatcattaattatattcaacattataattagtattatattaatatcataataataattattattattattatcattattattattattactattattattattaaccacATTGTATTTTTGTCTCCCCCCCTAACAGGCCACACCACATAAACTTGTGGGTCATTTAGTCGCCAACCATTCTCCCATTGACCCTACGTATGTAGAAGATTTCCTGATGACGTACAGGACGTACATGGACACCCCGCACCAGATATGCAGGTGTCTTCTTATCTGGTTCCAAGATGTAGCGATGAGGGATAAGGTATGCGAGTTTAACCTGTTGAAAGCAACTTGATGTTTTCCATATAATTCAGTTCGAGTAACCTCAAGCATTGTTAAGCCAGGGTTACAAAACCGAATTCTCCCGAATGAATTCGGACCGATTCTGCCAGAATATGGCCAGACTTGGATGGGTTCTGTGGATTCGGAATATATTTGCATATGATTCGGAGAGCTCCCCGAATCAGAGTACACGTATTCGGGAGGACTTAGGAGTATTCTGTTTTCCCTCCCCGAATGTGATAAAATGCAGGAGGGATTCGGGACCATTCGTGCAGGGATTCTTCTggttttgaaatgttcaaaactGGCCGAACACCCTCCAAAATACTCCCAAATGTGGATATGACAAATTTCATTCAACCACTTTCGGGATGTATTGGAAAGGAACTCAGTTGGATTCTGGGATGCATTTGAGTTATTCTGGGTGGTCAATTCTTGGCGATTCTGCTCTGATTTGGGACCTATTCCGGACCTATTCGTCCTCCGATTGGGGGAGCTGATTCTGTTCCGGTGTAACCCTAGCTTTAAACACCAAACCTTGTCCCGGTAACTCCCCATAAAACTGGTCCAATTTTGGAACCTGTGGCACGGTGCTTGTTTGATGTGAACTGTCCCTTTGGAATAGCTAAGTGATcagttaattttcattgtttttcaataCCCTTATTGTGTAGGTAGCGGATGTAGTCCATTTTGTCTACCTTCCATCAcatctcatcccacatggtctaatcctactAGTCTACAACttgggcctgtcttacaaagagttacgattgatccaatcattctcaactgtatggaaatccatccataccataatttttccgacaggaaatttgcacaatctccttagtaaacaaagagaatcacacagAAACTTCAAGAGAATGATGGATGTAtgcatatacatcatatctagaaaatactttgaacaaacatgtattttcgaTGTTGATGTGGCTGGCCGTCCATAGATGTGGTTGAttagatcaatcgcaactctttgtcaGATGGGACCCTGGTATATTTACTaaaccaattggtctaattgccCATTTACCACTATATCTAACTTCCAGTAGGGCCATGCCCATTTAAGCTTATTTCCTCTTTGTCCAAAAGGACTTCGCCTATATGGTGATATTAGGTGTTTTAtcaaccaaattttcatttgacaagtAGACGTAGTGTAAATCAGACATGCTTGGCAATAGAAGAAGTGAAAGTTAGATGTGATTGGCGAAATGAATATTAGACtaagtggttattagaccaagcGTCGCATGgactaaatggaaattagaccaggggcccgtttcataaagagttacaactgttataactttgccattatggcaactaccatggaaacaggGCACAGCAGCCAAttgaaatcaaggttaccatggtagttgccataatggcaaagttacaacagttgcaactctttatgaaacgggccccccGATGTTTTATAGCCCTTGTGTATTAGCATGTCTGAGAAGCAGACCGCTTGTTGACCCAGTGAATGTAACCTGTCTTTGACACAGAACCTGCCTGCCCCCGTTGTCAGATTTTAGAAGGAGTGACATTTTTGCACTTTCCCTTTATTTctgtagctacgccactgatctTATGTCAGAGATTGGTCAATTGAGATTTGTCAATTGGAGTctaaataatttttatgaaattcattTGGAACAGGTGACGCGCGTGGTGCTGCTTTGGGTCAACAATTACTACAATGATTTTGAGAGTAATATTGACATGATCGAGTTCCTGGAAGAGTTTGAGGACAACTTAGAAAAAGAggtaagaatatttttttgtaactcTTTTCCTACATTCtgtgaaaattacaaaatatgtttAAGGTGTAAGGTTCTTCTCATTCTATTCTTCTGTCTTGTCATTATTTACAAGAGGAGCATCAAACGGCATGTTTCTACAGAGAATTGTTAAACGGTATTACCCGCGTAAGTATCCAAAATTCCGGAAAACTTCCCTGTAGAAACAGACGCGATGCGGTGTATTGATAAACCGCATCACGCAAAATACGGTTTCTCATAGCCACCTCTTGGAGGTGTATTGGCGTGTTAATGCATTTATTTGCGACGCGGAATGTGAGTTAATCAGATTATTCGCTCTGTAGAAACAGGTTGGTTTAAGGGCGAAAGACAATACCTAGAACAGTTCTTCTGTGTCCTTAATTAGGTCTGAGGTTATTTTGAAAGTTAACTTTTATCGTCTTTTTATTTGCGTTTGCAGAATATGACAGGCCAACTCAGGTTATTACATATAGCAGGAGCAGCCAAGGCTAAACCAAGGACCGTTATTCTGGTGAGTTTGTTAAGAACATGTCTTATTTCAATTTGACACATATTGAATTATCTCTCTGCTTTTTAACAATCATTGATATGTTACATGATTAATCAAAACATTTATTAAGAATAAATGTAGCATAGCAGAAACTCTATATTGAttagatgataaaaaaatgactgCAGGTGACTATGCCTAAGTTGAATCTACTGGAACCACAAAAATTACTTTAACTTGAGAGAAATTTGACTTAAAAGAGGTATATAGCatgttttgcatattctggCGTAAATTTGCTTTGAATTGGAAGATTGTTCAACTTATGAATGGTTGACTTTGCAAGTTTAcctgtattttatcaataatatttatatatattttatcaataattatataaacaagaataattattataattaatgttttttaaatgtttttcattGTGTTTGCAGGCCCGATCAGATAGGGAATCATCATTAGCATTCAGTATTGTAGGAGGTTGGGAGAAGAAGATGGGGATCTTCATCTCAAAGGTGGACAAAGGATCCAAGGCCCAGGAAGTGGGTCTACGCAAAGGAGATCAGGTGAGTCTATGGTGGTAATCCAATCCTATCCGATCCAATAGACATTTGATTTACGGCCTTTTCCTTTCAGTTATAAAGTGCTGCTTACACTACTCCATGTTTGGGCCACTAAAACAATAATTCAAAACCTCATAATGATCAGCTTAGTCCATGCAATTTATTGTCCTAGCAAAACAGATGGAATTTAATGGCATTCGTGAACTGGTCAACAGAGAAGGCCATCTTCACTGCAGCAGGTAGATGATTtcacagggggaggggggagaggaAGGGTTCAGGGAGGTAGATATGTAGATAGATAGGGAGATAAAGGGGAAGAGTAGAGGGAGAGAACAGTTGGAAAGAGATGGGTTAGCGGTTGATTGGttggggaaaaggaaaagagaaagaagggataacgtgagagagagagagggtgggggtGAAGGATTGGAGAAAAATGAAGTAGGCGAAAGAGAGTAATAGGGGAAGAGTTAAAgggagaaatagagagagagagagagaggaagagtacagagtaattataatgatgaggaggatgatgatgagaatgaggacaggaaggaggaggaaggtgatggtgatgattatgataaggaggaggatgattagaatgagggtgatgatgagagtaatgatgaggatgactctgatgatgctgatgatgacaatgacagtGACAACAATACACATCATGCTGGTGATAATATCGAGATAATCAACAAGCTAAGTTGCTTTGATGGGCAGCATATGCATATCCAATACCTCCTTCAATCCTTCTGCTAGTTATGCAACATTAAACAGTACTTAACTTAacaaatgcttcttcttcatctactATCTGTAGATCCTCGAAGTTAACGGACACAACTTTGAGCATGTGACCAATGAGAAGGCAGAGAAGATCTTAAAAGGAACAACACATCTCAGTATCATAGTTAAATACAACACCCTAGGTGAGTTGCAAAGACATTTAGGCCCGTATTGTGAActtgagtttaaattaaaccctggtttaaagttgtggtttaactatggagagccaattggaacACAAATCCcttacagtacacattcaatttattaactcatccaaattgttcataatcgTCTGGGAGTggtaactgaagtatttttcttcgttctgaaatcaaaatgaaacaaaatagtaaacataagaaatatacaatataagcagaatttttggctccccataattttagcacagagttagaccctggtttaagttaaacctgacttcagaatatgggcctaagTATTTTTCTCAACTAAGGTTCCACTTAAACCATCGTCTGATTACATGGATTGCCAGCTGTGGCCAAATTTTAGTCCACCTTTTTATGGAATGCTAGGTTTCTTGACAACATATTGGCACCCCATACTTCTGCCTTTATAAAGTCATGTGGGTAACTTACTAAACGGCTTTGTTAAGCAGCCCGAAGGAAAAATAACTCATCCTACCATTCACAAgatccctctttttttttcagcattcTCAAAAGTTGAAGCATAGTcctactttttattaaaaaaaaaaaaaaaaaaaaaaaaactttgactttaataaaattatgcattactttaaagaatacatgtatgagacTTTCCCTAGTAAGAACAACTCATTCCACAATACCTGACTCAATGCACAGAAAGGTGAATTGAAATTTGGTTTTAGGCAGGGATTATTTAATTATATGCACTTGTCACTTGAAAAGCAGCTTGTGCTGAAGCTGGGTAGTAACCATAGCGCACATCGTGATAGCACATTTTGGTAGATGGCATTATATAAATGTGTATCATTCTTAaagtgttattttgattttactaCTAAAATTCACAAATGAAGTTTTCCTGGTAGATGCTGGTATATAAatgcatatcattattattattactattacaatCCACATATGTTCTTTTTCAGCATTCCGTGACCTGCTGGCTTCTCAGGACAGTCGTCCTGGTACGGGCCGCCGGGCCAGCCAAGAGATAGCCCTCCTCCAGAGCGACCCACTGGCCAGGCTAGCCCTGCCGGACATGGGCCTCTCGCTTGCCGGTGGACCTCCGGAAATCAAGGATAAGTCCAAGTTGGACAAGAAAACAGCATTCGGCAAGAACAAGACCAAGCTCATGAGAACAATGGCCAAATTGAACATATTACCCAACAAGCCAAATGCCAAGTAAGTCAATAATCTTACatgtcataattataatgatattggATGTTTTCATAGTTCCATCCTGAGtagtgttgtggcccagtggattagtctccagactttgaaacactGGGTCGTGGATTCAAATCCCACcgatggcataatttccttcagaaAGAAATCAATCCACATTCTGCTGCACTCTACCCAAATAGGTACCCAATAGCAACCAATATGTTGAAATGCTTGTGCGTTGTAAAAGGGTGTGTTAAGTGTTAATCCAAATCACTGCACTTAATTGACCCAAATGGGGTTGTAAAaagtttatatttatatttcatttgctAACAATTCATTCCCAAGTAGACCCTGTATGTGTTGATTCAATGTCTAGTAAGGTTTATAGATCAACTAAACCTGTCATCCCATTCTGTTTTTTTCCATGACAGAGATGACAATGTAGCAGCTGGCTTGATGCGCAGCGGCCGTGCAAACAGCCTTGCCAGTAGCAACCCGTACCTGAGTAATAGTAACCCAGACCTGTCCTCATTGCCGAGTATTTCCTACTTCGATGGAGGAGGTGGGGGAGGGTACGGCTACAACgacttccctgaacatgtgctgAAGATTTACAAGGCGGACCAGTCTTGCAAATATTTCCTTGTTCATAAGGTAAGTGAAATTCTATTCTAAAACCTGTATTAACCACATTGCTTAACATTAAAAAggtcttctttttttaatccagAACTTTGATTTGTGTTCATGCAGACCCTTTCAAGATATCTGGGAATTAAAAATCACCATTTAATTCAACTTCTGGAAATGGGATGGTCGCTATAAAATACTTACCTGATTCTAGAGGAGtgttaccatagtaaccatggttaccatagtaacagtaagACACCTTTGCCTTTCAGCCAAGTAGAATCaggaaaagttgtcagatctgaaaacaTGTTAGAATAgtacattttgatgaaattatcccCTCGAATTCAGTGATCAATAGGGAGACATGGAGACACTCTCTACATCGCAtcgatttctttgaaaatgcaattaaaatcacaatggacagctgAGAGGCTTTCAATTTGTCGAAAGTTGATGGACTGGGagagcagatcatccgaagattcgCACCAGACGAGCAATTGCAAATGTGTTGTTTTCCAGtgtcaagagattccgatgttgtcccggtccaccaactttcaaTAAAAGcatctcagctctccattgtgatttgaatttcattttcaaaggaTTTGGTGAGTTGTAGAAAGTTTCTCTGTAGTAAATGCGACAAGTCCGAAATAATAATCACCGTTCACCATTGGGTTTCTCTGTTGTTTCTCTCGCAGGAGACCACAGCCAATGAGGTGACCATGCTCTCCATGCGCGAATTCAACGTGTCCGAACCGGCCTGTACGGGTAAATATTCCCTCTGTGAGGTGACCGTCGGTCAAGGTGGACTGGTCAAGCAGAAGAGACTTCCCGATCATCAAGCCAACATTGCATCCAAGCTCAGTCTCAACGGGAGACTCTTCCTCAAAAACAACATGGCTTCTGAGACGCTCATGCCCGATGAAGTGGCAGTGGTAAGTTACAAATTTCTGTCTGTTCTTAACATGGTCCCAGTTGAGTTATTAGGAAGTTAGAAAATAATCAGTTAGATTTCATGTAATCGTTTTTGCCTTACTAGGAGTTTTCGAATGCCAAAGAAAAACAGTTCTCTGCAGACGATCTTTGTTCATGTGCCCTGATGTTGGAATTATAACAAATATATCGAGTTAGATCTACTAGTATCTTTCATGTCAAATCTGTGTGTGGTCCCATGTACTTGTTTCTGTGTTTGCAGTGCAACTTTCATcaaacattttgattaaatacATCGATTCAATAAATATGATCCACAAATCTTGCTACAAAGTCAGGTTATGTCTATATCCAATTGATATAACTTTCCCATTGCCATGAAACGATTTTGTGTTCATGAAAACTCCATGATCAAAACTCCACATTACCTGGTAGGGCAAGAGTCAACTCAAGCCATcgtatttgttattgttttttttatacttttagtCAATTCAAGCTATCGCATTCtctattttttgtctttactGTAGGAACTGCTGAAAGAGAGTCAAGTGAATTTCCTGCAGCTCGACAGTGTGGAGGTCGCCGTCCAGTTCTCTTTGCGTGACTACGCCATTTTCCAAGCGATAGAGCCAACTGACTACATAGAGGATCTCTTCAATCTAGAACCCCAAGGCAAGAAGGAGGTGGACAGACTCAAAGCGTATGAAGAGGTTAGAGTCTACCTTACAATTCTGTTCTGAAACTTACCtactttccttttcttcaaatttcagatattctaatttgcattgttttcattaacattcatgtattttttttcatttccaacagaTTTGCACAGACATAATATATACAGAAAAGATTAATAACACCCATGATAGGTTGAGGACTTAGTTCTCTAATTCTCACTGTCATAATGTAGGGCCACGTGGCTCTGTAGGCAATGGATTAAAATGCAACATAACTTATTGTTGCAATAGGTTGGGTATCGGGTCCTGTCATTGGGATGGTCGTTCCATAACCAGGCTATTAAACTGGGACTCATATTGTAAAAGCTGTTTTGTAAAGAtagaatgggtacccggtaggaagaaattcctcgaatgctcgagcgcccgatcaaggtagccgtgctaaagccggggtattaatagcagggcccgctgggagaacagttttcggaactgaagtggctaccctgggtaaatgtgccgctattattattaaagttaCCCGTGACTTTGCGAATGGTGGGACtatatttttttacccaacaagCTTCCCCAAATTATCAATGCTGTTCGAAGAAAATGGGACCGAATTATTTTGACAAGCTTTGCATTCTGCATGTTGTCCTCTCCCGTTTTCCAATTTTCTCCCGAATATAGACTTGGTTCCCCTTAGCGTCACCTAAATGTTGACGGATTAAAGCTATGGTTTTCGCGAGCTCCTCCCTTATGTATATTCTCCATATCCTAGCTTTTAGGTAGGTGTTGGGGCGTCTTTgcctagtggttacgactctcgtctttcaatcagagggacgtgggtttcgaatcccagccatgccatgttttccttcagcaagaaggCAGCTCGAgataaagccggggtaataataataataacaatgcgccttGGAATAGATAATATCCAGATAGATGGCACAATAttaatgcctattattattattataataataataattacaattacaaaaatagtagtagtattacagACCTGGGCATATAgacttcaattttattttgcctTTGGCCAGCTCACATTAGATGCCTCacgattgattttatttttttctttgtatctCTTTCTGAAGTTGGTAAACCTTGAGATGTTCTGGGTTGTTTCTGAGGTTGTGAGCGAGCCTAACGTCGTGAAGAGAGCCAAGATACTCAAACAGTTCATCAAGATAGCAAGTAAGTAGTAAATACCTATTcctgggtcctgtaacacaaaggttagcgaatAATCTTacgtttgattttcatgattgactgtacattgtagtcaatgcaatcaattgtagaaaaatgatctacgattgattgctaagctttgtgttacgggcccctagTCATATTGCTTCTCTTTCTTATGCCTCTGCACTCTGTCTAATATtggattatttatttatttaaggttttattaaaaatattcacaTATCGTAGCCAATAGGCTGAATTGCATTGGATTTACAAAgtatgacaatgagaaaatgatATAGCAAATGATATAGCAATAGCAATTCAAACATTACAAAATGtactatttacaaataaaataaataaaacgtgGGTAGCCTGGCGGATTAAGGAAAAGATGTCCAGTGTATagagaagaggggaaaagaagattCCACAGATAGGGGATGAGGTAGATGAGGAAGGGTGGGGAAGGTATGAAGAAGGACAGAAAAGAATGGCAGTAATACACAGCAGATAACATATTGATTTAAACCAAGGGGAAACTGAAGAGCGAGAAACATAGCTCATTAAATTAAGAAAggtgtataaaaatataaacatacgGTGATGATGTGTAAATTAAATTTGCTATTTGTTTTTCTAAACTTAAGACAATTTATACAGGTCTAAAGTCTATAATGTAGACAAGAAATGACAGAGTATAAAAAGCAaagcaggtgggtgtttcataaagctgttcgtaagataagagcgactttaagaacgactgttgataatttcttttggtaaatggtacaccattggcgatggtttagtgcgtaagaaaggttcaccagtcgttcttaaagtcgctcttaacttacgaacagctttatgaaacggcccccaggtgaGGTACAATATCTAGAAAGTAAATATGATGATATAAACATACTAGGAATCAAACGAAAAATGAGGTGATTTCCATGTGGTCTACACCCACTTCGTCTACTTttcatttggtctcatcccataTGGTCAAATATGAGTTTTTCTACTAGCCATTTGGtgtaattgccatttagcccatttatcattttgtctaattttcagGTATGCTCttcccattttgtctaatatccacttggtttAACACTAGATAACatttatgaaccaaatttctTTTTAGACAGAATGATAAGAAGATGGAAGTGGAAATAGACTAATTGGGGATTAGAATAAATGAGTTTTATACTaactgggtattagaccaagtgcaTTGTTCCCCCTTCCATGAAAGTTCTAGATATGAATGGGGTATTGCAAGATAGATCTTTTTGAACTATAGGAAACAgattttaatcattaattacatatttgcaattattGCGAGACTTGGGAGTAATTTGACGTATTTTGGAAGTGTACTTGGCTCTTTCAAGAAGAGACTTTCTTTGAGACGTCTTCTCTCCGCGAGGGCAAAGAAACAAAGAGGAAGTTTAACATGCGTGCAAGCATGATATAGGTGTAAGCGGAAGTGACATGGGTATGCCGGGAGATGGCGCTATCAAGCAAAGAGAtctgtatacatatatattcgaTGGCAGTCCGTGAAACATGAACTAGCAAAAGTAGATGGAAACATCCgattatctcgtaaataagaaaatcaggtaagtattttcatgacTTGGGAGTGATTGGGTACTacaaattgacttgcaattaaTTTGCAAgcttcttgcaatgccccatgaGAAGTTAAGAAAAACTTGAATCAAGAAAGTTTACAGAGGTGCACCAAAGTGA contains:
- the LOC129282282 gene encoding rap guanine nucleotide exchange factor 2-like isoform X8, translating into MDNHPESHPRHLLALSAHNTPTHTVSSGDRSSIHSSMSSSYSDIYSAAENQDLDLSGLVESTVDSDEEESSESGSLLVRDLVRDCLEKDPMHRTEDEIELLLDFMRHLPAFANMTMSVRRALCSVMVFAVVSKAGTVVMKDGEELDSWSVILNGHVEVSKPDGSVDELHLGDSFGVKPTEEKQHHAGVMRTTVDDCQFVCIEQGQYFRILTQGEENIRRISDDGELVMVTEHRVLDERRYGHVVIKATPHKLVGHLVANHSPIDPTYVEDFLMTYRTYMDTPHQICRCLLIWFQDVAMRDKVTRVVLLWVNNYYNDFESNIDMIEFLEEFEDNLEKENMTGQLRLLHIAGAAKAKPRTVILARSDRESSLAFSIVGGWEKKMGIFISKVDKGSKAQEVGLRKGDQILEVNGHNFEHVTNEKAEKILKGTTHLSIIVKYNTLAFRDLLASQDSRPGTGRRASQEIALLQSDPLARLALPDMGLSLAGGPPEIKDKSKLDKKTAFGKNKTKLMRTMAKLNILPNKPNAKDDNVAAGLMRSGRANSLASSNPYLSNSNPDLSSLPSISYFDGGGGGGYGYNDFPEHVLKIYKADQSCKYFLVHKETTANEVTMLSMREFNVSEPACTGKYSLCEVTVGQGGLVKQKRLPDHQANIASKLSLNGRLFLKNNMASETLMPDEVAVELLKESQVNFLQLDSVEVAVQFSLRDYAIFQAIEPTDYIEDLFNLEPQGKKEVDRLKAYEELVNLEMFWVVSEVVSEPNVVKRAKILKQFIKIARHFKDCHNFNSLFAVISGLGHGSVSRQRLAWDKVPSKYIKMFEDLQALLDPSRNMSKYRNLINAENVQPPLMPFFPIVKKDLTFIHLGNDSYVEGLINFEKLRMVAKEVRYFHSMGNAQYDPKHLLTPVQPQGNSYSFSVVSGTATLPRKRNQNRRNSGLLNPKKMWEEAQMCRRVKMYMSNLTVLQDEDKLREMSLRCEPVASTASGPPASAFIGGGIGAYDSSDSGGGLSYDTQSNSSFGSSSPPTRDNRFVRDGMHTYNKAQALPVGQMGYGSYPRPRPPPDYHTVRKSISPNKVPPPKLYSPPPQEMQERKPPDYEIAAARARDLPRSSESCDFYDSDNEQVSVV
- the LOC129282282 gene encoding rap guanine nucleotide exchange factor 2-like isoform X7: MDNHPESHPRHLLALSAHNTPTHTVSSGDRSSIHSSMSSSYSDIYSAAENQDLDLSGLVESTVDSDEEESSESGSLLVRDLVRDCLEKDPMHRTEDEIELLLDFMRHLPAFANMTMSVRRALCSVMVFAVVSKAGTVVMKDGEELDSWSVILNGHVEVSKPDGSVDELHLGDSFGVKPTEEKQHHAGVMRTTVDDCQFVCIEQGQYFRILTQGEENIRRISDDGELVMVTEHRVLDERRYGHVVIKATPHKLVGHLVANHSPIDPTYVEDFLMTYRTYMDTPHQICRCLLIWFQDVAMRDKVTRVVLLWVNNYYNDFESNIDMIEFLEEFEDNLEKENMTGQLRLLHIAGAAKAKPRTVILARSDRESSLAFSIVGGWEKKMGIFISKVDKGSKAQEVGLRKGDQILEVNGHNFEHVTNEKAEKILKGTTHLSIIVKYNTLAFRDLLASQDSRPGTGRRASQEIALLQSDPLARLALPDMGLSLAGGPPEIKDKSKLDKKTAFGKNKTKLMRTMAKLNILPNKPNAKDDNVAAGLMRSGRANSLASSNPYLSNSNPDLSSLPSISYFDGGGGGGYGYNDFPEHVLKIYKADQSCKYFLVHKETTANEVTMLSMREFNVSEPACTGKYSLCEVTVGQGGLVKQKRLPDHQANIASKLSLNGRLFLKNNMASETLMPDEVAVELLKESQVNFLQLDSVEVAVQFSLRDYAIFQAIEPTDYIEDLFNLEPQGKKEVDRLKAYEELVNLEMFWVVSEVVSEPNVVKRAKILKQFIKIARHFKDCHNFNSLFAVISGLGHGSVSRQRLAWDKVPSKYIKMFEDLQALLDPSRNMSKYRNLINAENVQPPLMPFFPIVKKDLTFIHLGNDSYVEGLINFEKLRMVAKEVRYFHSMGNAQYDPKHLLTPVQPQGNSYSFSVVSGTATLPRKRNQNRRNSGLLNPKKMWEEAQMCRRVKMYMSNLTVLQDEDKLREMSLRCEPVASTGGSSGNSSGYATLPRRTHHNSASNVSQSSLDPSDTASITSSSSLMPPPQTATSGRQPHPNKSSSPTHGRDPREEKLKQIIYKDAPKTSFASGPPASAFIGGGIGAYDSSDSGGGLSYDTQSNSSFGSSSPPTRDNRFVRDVPPPKLYSPPPQEMQERKPPDYEIAAARARDLPRSSESCDFYDSDNEQVSVV